A single Balaenoptera ricei isolate mBalRic1 chromosome 13, mBalRic1.hap2, whole genome shotgun sequence DNA region contains:
- the EIF2B4 gene encoding translation initiation factor eIF-2B subunit delta isoform X6, translating to MVRLGLQYSQGLVSGSNARCIALLHALQQVIQDYTTPPNEELSRDLVNKLKPYFSFLTQCRPLSASMYNAIKFLNKEITGVSSSKREEEAKSELREAIDRYVREKIVLAADAISRYAYEKISNGDVILVYGCSSLVSRILQEAWANGRRFRVVVVDSRPRLEGKHTLRSLVRAGVPASYLLIPAASYVLPEVSKVLLGAHALLANGSVMSRVGTAQLALVARAHNVPVLVCCETYKFCERVQTDAFVSNELDDPDDLLCERGERVALADWQNHSSLRLLNLVYDVTPPELVDLVITELGMIPCSSVPVVLRVKSSDQ from the exons ATGGTGCGACTCGGCCTGCAGTACTCCCAGGGCCTGGTCAGTGGCTCCAATGCCCGGTGCATTGCCCTGCTTCATGCCTTGCAGCAG GTGATTCAGGACTACACCACACCTCCCAATGAAGAACTGTCAAGGGACTTAGTGAATAAACTAAAGCCCTACTTCAG CTTCCTGACTCAGTGCCGTCCCCTGTCCGCGAGCATGTACAACGCCATCAAGTTCCTTAACAAGGAGATCACGGGTGTGAGCAGCTCCAAGCGGGAAGAGGAG GCCAAGTCAGAACTTCGAGAAGCCATCGATCGATACGTGCGAGAGAAGATTGTGCTTGCAGCTGACGCAATCTCACGCTATGCTTATGAGAAGATCAGTAATGGAGATGTGATCCTGGTATATGGATG CTCATCTCTGGTATCACGAATTCTTCAGGAGGCTTGGGCTAATGGCCGGCGGTTTCGGGTGGTAGTGGTGGACAGCCGGCCACGGCTGGAGGGAAAGCACACGCTACGTTCTCTGGTCCGTGCTGGGGTCCCTGCCTCCTACCTGCTGATTCCTGCAGCTTCCTATGTGCTCCCAGAG GTTTCTAAGGTGCTGTTGGGAGCTCATGCACTCCTGGCCAATGGGTCTGTGATGTCACGGGTAGGGACAGCACAGCTGGCCCTGGTGGCACGGGCCCATAATGTGCCAGTGTTGGTCTGCTGTGAAACATACAAGTTTTGTGAGCGTGTGCAGACTGATGCCTTTGTCTCTAATGAGCTAG ATGACCCTGACGATCTGCTGTGTGAGCGAGGAGAACGTGTGGCCCTGGCTGACTGGCAGAACCACTCGTCCCTACGGTTGTTGAATCTGGTCTATGATGTGACCCCCCCAGAACTGGTGGATCTGGTGATCACGGAGCTGGGCATGATCCCTTGCAGTTCTGTACCTGTTGTGCTGCGAGTCAAGAGTAGTGACCAGTGA